One genomic segment of Alternaria dauci strain A2016 chromosome 8, whole genome shotgun sequence includes these proteins:
- a CDS encoding mitochondrial 37S ribosomal protein uS10m: MAAPRCTRSFLGPVKRAKIAHAPRPCTQTFSRAKSGRAEEDNERDSRDERDVKLMDQLKMDLESSAMPLDQRLQDAGISSEEFKTLYASQQKVNQRQDEWEPKTREDAQRRWKELQNTPDHLGLLKVYKRAGLEPIKLAKENNITLPTDEPPLDPKTAEALEALRTPINVRAVHLRPLRRTPEYGVPTCDLQLRTYNVRNLLLFADFAVRAAYYMGLCARGPVPLPRITERWTVPRSNFIFKKSQENFERITMRRLIQIQDGHPDVVKAWLAFLQKHQYHGVGMKANIWEYESLEDATRAGYELREGDYSRRREGKVMDKVAEILQRDGFKEAMKNHKDKAEMRP, translated from the exons ATGGCCGCCCCACGATGTACGCGCTCCTTCCTGGGGCCGGTAAAGAGGGCAAAG ATTGCCCACGCTCCCCGACCATGCACACAGACTTTCTCGCGGGCGAAGAGCGGAAGAGCAGAGGAAGACAACGAGAGGGATTCACGGGACGAGAGAGATGTCAAGCTTATGGATCAATTGAAGATGGACCTGGAGAGCAGTGCCATGCCACTTGATCAGCGGTTGCAGGATGCCGGGATAAGTTCAGAGGAATTCAAGAC TCTGTACGCAAGTCAGCAAAAAGTCAATCAACGCCAAGACGAGTGGGAGCCCAAGACGCGCGAAGACGCACAACGGCGGTGGAAAGAACTACAAAACACACCTGATCACTTGGGTCTGCTGAAAGTGTACAAGCGCGCTGGTTTGGAACCTATCAAGCTGGCAAA GGAAAACAACATCACTCTCCCCACCGACGAACCACCGCTCGATCCCAAAACCGCAGAAGCCCTCGAAGCCCTCCGAACACCCATAAACGTCCGTGCCGTACATCTTCGCCCCTTGCGTCGCACCCCCGAATACGGCGTACCAACCTGCGACCTCCAACTACGTACCTACAATGTCCGCAACCTTCTCCTCTTCGCCGACTTTGCCGTTCGCGCAGCATACTACATGGGTCTCTGCGCGCGAGGTCCCGTTCCCCTCCCAAGGATAACAGAGCGCTGGACCGTACCCCGCTCCAACTTCATTTTCAAGAAGTCGCAAGAAAACTTTGAGCGTATCACCATGCGCCGACTTATCCAGATCCAAGATGGGCATCCGGACGTGGTGAAGGCATGGTTGGCGTTTCTGCAGAAGCACCAGTATCACGGTGTGGGTATGAAGGCGAATATCTGGGAGTATGAGAGTTTGGAGGACGCAACAAGGGCTGGGTATGAGCTCAGGGAGGGCGACTACAGTAGGAGGAGGGAGGGCAAAGTCATGGATAAGGTGGCGGAGATTTTGCAGAGGGATGGTTTCAAGGAAGCGATGAAAAATCACAAAGACAAGGCGGAGATGAGGCCGTAG